A portion of the Halobacillus ihumii genome contains these proteins:
- the ruvA gene encoding Holliday junction branch migration protein RuvA, producing the protein MIAYVKGLLTTVEDDSITVETQGIGYEILCANPLHFQSEKHREVKIHTFHYIREDQQLLFGFKKKEDKLLFAKLLNVSGIGPKGALAILGSVSVPEFVSAIEQEDEKYLTRFPGVGKKTARQMILDLKGKLIVWLPEEENEDSLFYQEDPTVKDKRVHIEEALEALKALGYSDRELKTVHSELLKSKQGQVDDLVRKGLQMLMKS; encoded by the coding sequence ATGATTGCTTATGTAAAAGGCCTCCTGACAACAGTAGAGGACGATTCAATTACGGTTGAAACTCAAGGGATTGGGTATGAAATTCTTTGCGCTAATCCCCTTCATTTTCAAAGCGAAAAGCACAGGGAAGTTAAAATCCATACTTTTCATTATATAAGAGAAGATCAGCAATTACTGTTTGGCTTTAAGAAGAAAGAAGACAAGCTTTTATTTGCTAAGCTTCTGAATGTTTCTGGAATCGGTCCAAAGGGTGCACTCGCCATATTGGGATCCGTAAGTGTACCAGAATTTGTCTCGGCTATCGAACAAGAAGATGAGAAATACTTAACCCGTTTTCCTGGGGTAGGCAAGAAGACAGCCCGACAGATGATTTTAGATTTGAAAGGTAAACTGATTGTCTGGCTTCCAGAAGAAGAAAATGAAGACTCGCTTTTCTATCAGGAAGATCCTACTGTGAAGGATAAACGAGTACATATAGAAGAAGCGCTTGAAGCTTTGAAGGCACTGGGTTATTCTGATCGCGAGCTTAAAACGGTTCACAGTGAACTGCTCAAGTCAAAACAGGGACAGGTTGATGATCTGGTTAGAAAAGGACTTCAGATGCTCATGAAATCATAG
- a CDS encoding BofC C-terminal domain-containing protein: MFRWIYGVMLILSFTIWQLSGTDETLSGEDVPKQRSVERKAEMVSSTPSHKEPVTFHVITKKHYIDGVTEITEEQEVIWSMEDFWAKYSDWTIEEHELENMVFSKQVNEISPITEQQGYFGVTEDGELAVFQGTPNEGNVMESFNPIPLKPLEAKSKLILTDGIKITSSEHFQQVISQYTEAEDM; this comes from the coding sequence ATGTTCCGATGGATTTATGGAGTTATGCTTATTCTTTCGTTTACTATATGGCAGCTTTCTGGGACCGATGAGACGTTATCAGGGGAGGACGTGCCTAAACAAAGATCGGTAGAGAGAAAAGCAGAAATGGTATCTTCTACACCTAGTCACAAAGAGCCGGTCACCTTTCATGTTATTACTAAAAAGCACTATATAGACGGGGTTACAGAGATTACTGAGGAACAAGAGGTCATTTGGTCAATGGAAGACTTCTGGGCCAAGTACAGCGACTGGACGATTGAAGAACATGAACTGGAGAATATGGTTTTTTCTAAACAGGTTAATGAAATTTCTCCGATTACAGAACAACAGGGCTACTTTGGCGTGACAGAGGATGGAGAATTGGCAGTCTTTCAAGGAACACCTAATGAAGGAAATGTAATGGAGTCATTTAATCCTATTCCACTTAAGCCCCTTGAGGCAAAAAGTAAACTAATATTGACGGATGGAATCAAAATAACCAGTTCTGAGCATTTTCAGCAAGTCATCAGTCAATATACTGAGGCCGAGGATATGTAA
- a CDS encoding YebC/PmpR family DNA-binding transcriptional regulator produces MAGHSKWNNIKRRKGAQDAKRGKLFMKLAREIFMAAKEGGGDQEMNSNLRLAVEKAKSNNMPNDNIDRAIKKATGDLDGVNYEEFTYEGYGPGGVAVMVKVLTDNKNRTAADVRHAFNKNDGNLGENGCVSFMFDRKGYLVIDRQSTEADEDDLMLEVIEAGAEEMETGEDQFEIFTAPEDFTEVKASLEKDGYTFQTSEVTMFPSTYTPLDKEGVEKMLKLIDMLEDHDDVQDIYHNLDADDEILEQLS; encoded by the coding sequence ATGGCTGGACATTCAAAATGGAACAATATTAAACGTCGTAAAGGGGCGCAGGATGCCAAGCGTGGTAAGCTGTTTATGAAGCTCGCTCGTGAAATCTTCATGGCTGCTAAAGAAGGCGGCGGAGATCAGGAAATGAATTCAAACCTTCGTTTAGCGGTAGAAAAAGCGAAATCCAACAATATGCCAAACGATAATATAGACCGGGCTATTAAAAAAGCTACAGGCGATCTCGATGGCGTAAATTATGAAGAGTTCACATACGAAGGCTATGGACCAGGCGGCGTAGCCGTAATGGTTAAAGTACTCACCGATAATAAAAACAGAACTGCTGCCGATGTTCGTCATGCCTTTAACAAAAATGATGGAAATCTTGGTGAAAATGGCTGTGTCAGCTTCATGTTTGACCGAAAAGGTTATCTAGTCATCGATAGACAATCAACAGAAGCAGATGAAGATGACTTGATGCTGGAAGTAATCGAAGCAGGTGCAGAGGAAATGGAAACTGGTGAAGACCAGTTTGAAATTTTCACAGCACCTGAAGATTTTACAGAAGTTAAGGCATCCCTTGAAAAAGATGGATATACCTTTCAAACTTCAGAAGTGACGATGTTCCCGAGCACTTATACGCCCCTGGATAAAGAAGGCGTTGAAAAAATGTTGAAGCTGATTGATATGCTTGAAGATCATGATGACGTGCAGGACATCTATCACAATTTAGATGCGGATGATGAAATACTCGAACAGCTCTCGTAA
- a CDS encoding YhcN/YlaJ family sporulation lipoprotein yields the protein MWKIIAVSLLSGMFLVACQADEPAETGKESYFYEPVEYGKEDAPKQEGKIPTGEENYFKRRADEEMRDTKYSETNRSHDNDFNNEDSMEITQAVNEFKEVTQTQTFTNGERVYVAVMINPHDRRNGKVIKKIRQKVEPMTDLPVTIYSNNSQWEDVKDLNARSKAQQLPENLREKIKQFFQQND from the coding sequence ATGTGGAAAATAATTGCTGTTTCTCTATTGAGTGGTATGTTTCTCGTTGCTTGTCAAGCTGATGAACCTGCTGAGACAGGCAAGGAAAGTTACTTTTACGAACCGGTTGAATATGGAAAAGAAGATGCCCCGAAGCAAGAAGGGAAAATTCCAACAGGTGAGGAAAACTACTTTAAGCGACGGGCAGATGAGGAAATGCGGGATACAAAATATAGCGAAACAAACAGGTCCCACGATAACGATTTCAATAATGAAGATTCCATGGAAATTACCCAGGCCGTTAATGAATTTAAAGAAGTTACTCAAACCCAAACTTTTACAAACGGTGAACGAGTGTATGTAGCTGTTATGATTAACCCACATGATCGAAGGAATGGCAAGGTGATTAAGAAGATACGTCAAAAGGTAGAACCCATGACTGATCTTCCCGTTACGATTTACTCAAACAATAGTCAGTGGGAAGATGTAAAAGATTTGAATGCAAGGTCAAAGGCTCAACAACTGCCAGAAAACCTAAGAGAAAAAATCAAACAATTTTTTCAGCAGAACGATTAA
- the nadE gene encoding NAD(+) synthase, protein MQENIEQLVSWLRKKVKEANVDGLLVGISGGIDSAVVAHLIKQACPEQSLGVIMPCNSQSSDQEHAHKVIESCGISSLTIDLTETHGVLFPSIQQQIRNSGTLHEVQQQLADANLRARLRMSTLYTIATNYRYLVVGTDNAAEWHTGYFTKFGDGGVDLVPLVHFTKGEVKEMAKHLGVPDEVIHKQPSAGLWEGQTDENEMGTSYEMIDKYLKGEQIPKKDQDIIDRLHKRSEHKRQLPAAPSPTIT, encoded by the coding sequence GTGCAGGAAAATATAGAACAGCTGGTTAGCTGGTTACGCAAAAAGGTAAAAGAAGCAAATGTCGATGGCTTACTTGTAGGGATTAGCGGGGGAATTGATTCGGCAGTTGTTGCTCACTTAATTAAACAAGCTTGTCCCGAGCAGTCTCTAGGAGTCATCATGCCTTGTAATAGCCAGTCCAGTGATCAAGAGCATGCTCATAAAGTTATTGAGTCGTGCGGTATATCTTCGCTCACCATTGATCTAACAGAAACACACGGTGTGCTGTTTCCCTCTATCCAGCAGCAGATAAGGAACTCGGGTACATTACATGAAGTCCAGCAACAGCTGGCTGATGCAAATTTACGTGCGCGTCTCAGAATGAGCACCCTTTACACAATAGCAACAAATTACCGTTACCTTGTTGTGGGAACGGATAATGCTGCCGAATGGCATACAGGCTACTTCACCAAATTTGGTGATGGCGGTGTGGATCTTGTTCCGCTTGTTCATTTCACTAAAGGCGAAGTAAAAGAAATGGCTAAACACCTAGGAGTCCCTGATGAAGTAATTCATAAACAGCCAAGTGCCGGACTGTGGGAAGGGCAAACGGATGAGAATGAGATGGGAACAAGTTATGAAATGATTGATAAATACTTAAAAGGCGAACAAATCCCTAAGAAAGATCAGGACATTATTGACCGCCTGCATAAACGTTCGGAGCATAAACGGCAGCTTCCGGCTGCACCGTCTCCAACAATTACCTAA
- a CDS encoding phosphotransferase gives MKTSHGEMMMKMTSRDRKGDSFTDRLFNWLYTVAAMNISYHSTIKPKIYKAYYNGKPVLIKGYRRSRVLTQQIRFFNSWYDAEEMAAIPVPFPDGSYTKNNFGWEWGIFKWIEGRHADFKLEEDRLKTYSIMRQFHRSTQGISMVSIPRDPLYIKWGHRLKQFEDTKDVFMTHRKKTLYDEIQITMTKQLARFTDHPWGELEERSWRKHLWLHGDVAHHNFIIDAHYNVKIIDFDLLYNGPKIYDDIQLAQRFLPHMEACKSDFFKLFKKVEHPRLWLQGVLVPADLLREWLYGYRKCLEEGTSVSAHLNKLDHAWQRRKKFVRYTEYMLK, from the coding sequence ATGAAAACCAGTCATGGCGAGATGATGATGAAGATGACGAGTAGAGATAGAAAGGGCGATTCTTTTACGGATCGCCTTTTTAATTGGCTTTATACGGTCGCTGCGATGAATATTTCCTATCATTCAACGATTAAACCTAAAATATATAAAGCTTATTATAATGGGAAACCAGTCCTTATTAAGGGCTATCGACGATCGAGAGTACTAACTCAACAAATCCGGTTTTTCAACAGCTGGTATGATGCTGAAGAGATGGCTGCTATACCTGTTCCTTTTCCAGATGGAAGCTATACGAAAAACAACTTCGGCTGGGAGTGGGGCATATTTAAATGGATTGAAGGAAGACATGCAGATTTTAAATTGGAGGAAGATCGGCTTAAAACCTACTCTATAATGAGACAATTTCATAGAAGCACACAAGGAATTTCCATGGTGTCTATTCCTAGAGACCCTTTATATATCAAGTGGGGCCATCGCTTAAAACAATTTGAAGATACGAAAGACGTGTTTATGACCCATCGCAAAAAAACATTGTATGATGAAATTCAGATTACAATGACAAAACAACTTGCTCGTTTTACCGATCATCCCTGGGGGGAACTGGAGGAAAGGTCATGGAGGAAACATCTATGGCTCCATGGTGATGTCGCTCATCATAATTTTATAATAGATGCTCATTATAATGTTAAGATTATTGATTTTGACCTCTTATACAATGGCCCAAAGATCTATGATGATATCCAATTAGCTCAGAGGTTTCTTCCCCATATGGAAGCGTGTAAATCCGACTTCTTTAAACTTTTCAAGAAAGTGGAACACCCTCGTTTATGGTTACAAGGCGTATTAGTTCCTGCCGATTTATTGAGAGAATGGCTTTATGGATATCGGAAGTGTCTGGAAGAAGGGACTTCTGTATCTGCCCACTTAAACAAGTTGGATCATGCTTGGCAGAGACGTAAGAAGTTTGTTCGCTACACTGAATATATGCTAAAATAA
- the safA gene encoding SafA/ExsA family spore coat assembly protein, with translation MRIHIVQKGDTLWNISKKYGVNFEQLKALNSQLSNPDMIMPGMKIKVPQGTKSVKKEAPKKEAPKKEAQKKEAPKKEAQKKKEAPAKKENAAKHPYKDQSPKPIPVIKEDEKMPKSKPKSQPIKEKPMMPMNMPIQEKPMHNYYTTFHLPQMPAPNAPDQKPASKDFQKKPESKAPMPNAPQQKPAAKANEQENGMNSPNQEEYYMPMQQMPTYPMMPEGQMMPQGQLVYSDCYCCPPHPMMQQPYHPQQMMPWQGNEMGFPPQHHMNMPAQHMPDPGCGCGEHHDPMMYGYPQPHMNGGYSDPFMNPQVGGWSHQPMFADPQMGGWPHQPCHENQQVGGWHQPPMNANNMGGAPFSGGPMENWNENQSWRDDDEDDE, from the coding sequence GTGAGAATTCACATTGTACAAAAAGGTGATACACTTTGGAACATATCAAAAAAGTATGGAGTTAATTTTGAACAGCTTAAAGCTTTAAATTCTCAACTTTCTAATCCTGATATGATTATGCCAGGAATGAAGATCAAGGTTCCCCAAGGGACAAAGTCGGTGAAGAAGGAAGCGCCGAAGAAAGAAGCTCCAAAAAAGGAAGCTCAAAAGAAAGAAGCACCAAAAAAAGAGGCCCAGAAGAAAAAAGAAGCTCCAGCGAAGAAAGAAAACGCTGCCAAACACCCTTATAAGGATCAATCTCCTAAACCAATTCCTGTTATAAAAGAAGATGAAAAAATGCCTAAGTCTAAGCCTAAATCTCAGCCAATTAAGGAAAAGCCCATGATGCCGATGAATATGCCTATCCAGGAGAAGCCAATGCATAATTACTATACAACATTCCACTTACCACAGATGCCTGCACCTAACGCACCTGATCAAAAACCGGCATCAAAAGATTTTCAGAAGAAGCCTGAATCAAAAGCACCTATGCCGAATGCACCCCAGCAAAAACCAGCAGCAAAGGCTAATGAACAAGAAAATGGGATGAATTCACCGAACCAAGAAGAATATTATATGCCGATGCAGCAAATGCCGACATACCCTATGATGCCTGAGGGTCAAATGATGCCTCAAGGTCAGTTGGTTTACAGTGATTGTTATTGCTGTCCACCCCATCCAATGATGCAGCAGCCTTACCATCCACAGCAAATGATGCCCTGGCAGGGAAATGAAATGGGATTCCCTCCGCAGCATCATATGAACATGCCTGCACAACATATGCCGGATCCGGGGTGTGGTTGTGGTGAACACCACGATCCGATGATGTATGGATATCCTCAGCCACACATGAATGGTGGTTACTCGGATCCATTTATGAATCCGCAAGTGGGTGGTTGGTCACACCAGCCGATGTTTGCTGATCCGCAAATGGGAGGATGGCCACATCAACCTTGTCATGAAAATCAGCAAGTAGGGGGATGGCATCAGCCGCCGATGAATGCGAATAACATGGGGGGAGCTCCATTTTCTGGTGGTCCTATGGAAAATTGGAATGAAAACCAGTCATGGCGAGATGATGATGAAGATGACGAGTAG
- the pheA gene encoding prephenate dehydratase, with protein sequence MQRVGYLGPKGTFTKMAVDAFFEEGPFIGYESIPACLEAVERGDVDLGVVPIENSIEGSVHLTIDYLIHEVNQAVVTELTVPIRQHFLVHPDYNGEELTHIYSHNQAIAQCQQFLYRNYPEAEIAYTASTAKAAEVVVEQGVHSAAIGNHLAAEQNGLNILTHNIHDYDNNHTRFAVVQNTPLPLETRAHQPTKQKTTVMITLPKDYVGALHQVLSAFSWRKMNLSKIESRPMKTGLGNYFFLIDVDQPYDEVLFPGVKAELEMLGCTFKLLGTYPSYLLEMDSVANQ encoded by the coding sequence ATGCAACGAGTAGGATACCTTGGACCAAAAGGGACATTCACTAAAATGGCTGTTGACGCCTTCTTTGAAGAAGGACCATTTATTGGCTATGAAAGCATTCCAGCATGCCTGGAAGCGGTTGAGCGCGGGGATGTGGACTTAGGGGTTGTACCAATTGAGAACTCTATCGAAGGTTCGGTGCATTTAACGATTGATTATTTGATTCATGAAGTGAACCAAGCTGTAGTTACGGAGTTAACTGTACCAATCCGCCAGCATTTCCTCGTTCATCCGGATTATAATGGCGAAGAACTGACACATATTTATTCACATAACCAGGCGATTGCTCAATGTCAACAATTTCTTTATAGAAATTATCCAGAAGCTGAAATAGCCTATACGGCCTCCACAGCTAAAGCCGCCGAAGTGGTAGTAGAACAGGGAGTTCATTCGGCTGCTATTGGAAATCATTTAGCTGCAGAGCAAAACGGTTTGAACATTTTAACCCATAATATCCATGATTACGATAATAATCATACACGATTTGCTGTAGTTCAGAATACACCCCTGCCGCTTGAGACGAGAGCCCATCAACCGACAAAACAGAAAACTACTGTTATGATTACGTTGCCTAAGGATTATGTAGGGGCCCTTCATCAAGTGCTTTCAGCATTTTCCTGGAGAAAGATGAACCTGTCTAAAATTGAATCCAGACCAATGAAAACAGGGCTTGGCAACTATTTCTTCTTAATAGACGTCGACCAACCCTATGATGAAGTATTGTTTCCTGGAGTAAAAGCTGAACTTGAGATGCTAGGATGTACGTTTAAACTGCTTGGAACCTATCCGAGCTATTTATTAGAAATGGATTCAGTGGCGAATCAATAA
- a CDS encoding ACT domain-containing protein — MADYNEQFYLVRSDILPDAMRKTIEAKELLERSKAESIFEAVQHVGLSRSAFYKYRDAVFPFQAMVKEQMITLFFHLEDRTGTLSNLLLTVADSGCNILTIHQTIPLQGKANVTLSLNTTGMTYTIEKLLQKLHKLDFVDRVEILSSGA; from the coding sequence ATGGCGGATTACAATGAACAATTTTATTTAGTCCGTAGTGATATTCTCCCTGATGCTATGAGGAAAACGATCGAAGCAAAAGAATTACTGGAACGCAGCAAAGCAGAATCCATTTTTGAAGCTGTTCAACATGTCGGTCTTTCCCGCAGTGCTTTTTATAAATATAGGGATGCTGTTTTCCCGTTCCAAGCGATGGTAAAGGAACAGATGATTACATTATTCTTTCATTTAGAAGATCGTACCGGGACACTTTCAAACCTATTATTAACGGTGGCAGACTCAGGATGTAATATCTTGACCATTCATCAAACAATTCCATTGCAAGGGAAAGCGAATGTAACGTTGTCTTTAAACACTACAGGTATGACTTATACTATCGAGAAATTATTACAAAAGCTTCATAAATTGGACTTCGTAGATCGAGTGGAGATTTTGAGTTCAGGAGCTTAA
- the obgE gene encoding GTPase ObgE, with product MFVDQVKVFVKGGDGGNGLVAYRREKYVPMGGPAGGDGGNGGDVVFEVDEGLNTLMDFRYQHHFKAKRGENGMNQKQHGKNAQPLVVSVPPGTTVKDVETERVIADLTEHKQTAVIAKGGRGGRGNARFATPRNPAPEIAENGEPGEALDVQVELKLLADVGLVGFPSVGKSTFLSVVTAAKPKIADYHFTTLAPNLGVVESQDHRSFVLADLPGLIEGAHEGIGLGHQFLRHIERTRLILHVIDMASLEGRDPYEDYVTINHELSSYDQRLDKRPQIIIANKMDIPEAKENLASFKEKVGDVSIFPISTVTRDGLDELLYAVADRLEEIPKYEEQPIEEVDERVVYKFEKEEAPFKVTRADDGAYVLYGEKIESVFRRTDFSRDQSINRFARQMRGMGVDEELRKRGAKDGDTVRLLDYEFEFVD from the coding sequence ATGTTTGTAGATCAGGTCAAGGTATTTGTTAAAGGCGGCGATGGCGGAAATGGATTAGTTGCCTATCGTCGTGAAAAATATGTTCCGATGGGCGGTCCTGCCGGCGGTGATGGGGGGAACGGAGGCGACGTCGTTTTTGAAGTGGATGAAGGTTTAAACACGCTCATGGACTTTCGTTATCAACATCATTTTAAAGCCAAACGCGGCGAAAATGGAATGAACCAGAAGCAGCATGGAAAAAATGCTCAACCTCTGGTGGTCAGTGTTCCACCTGGCACTACAGTAAAGGATGTTGAGACTGAAAGAGTCATCGCAGATTTAACGGAGCATAAACAGACAGCTGTTATAGCTAAAGGCGGGCGAGGAGGGCGTGGAAATGCCCGATTTGCAACACCGCGGAACCCTGCGCCTGAAATAGCAGAAAACGGGGAACCTGGAGAGGCGTTGGACGTACAAGTTGAACTGAAGCTGCTTGCTGATGTTGGGCTTGTAGGTTTTCCGAGCGTTGGTAAGTCAACGTTTCTTTCGGTCGTCACAGCAGCCAAGCCAAAGATTGCTGATTACCATTTCACTACTCTTGCTCCAAACTTAGGGGTAGTTGAAAGTCAAGATCACCGTAGTTTCGTGTTAGCGGATTTACCAGGGTTGATCGAAGGTGCACATGAAGGGATTGGATTGGGACATCAGTTTTTAAGACATATTGAGAGGACACGTTTAATCTTACACGTTATCGATATGGCATCACTTGAAGGACGCGATCCCTATGAGGATTACGTGACGATTAATCATGAATTGTCCTCCTATGATCAACGGTTAGACAAGCGTCCTCAAATTATTATTGCTAATAAAATGGATATTCCTGAAGCGAAAGAAAATTTAGCATCCTTCAAGGAAAAAGTCGGCGATGTATCTATTTTCCCGATTTCGACAGTGACAAGAGATGGATTGGATGAGCTCTTGTATGCGGTAGCTGATCGTCTTGAGGAGATTCCAAAGTATGAAGAACAGCCCATTGAAGAAGTAGACGAACGAGTTGTTTATAAATTTGAAAAAGAGGAAGCGCCCTTTAAAGTTACACGTGCCGATGATGGAGCCTACGTGCTTTATGGTGAGAAAATTGAGTCTGTGTTCAGGCGTACTGATTTTTCTCGAGATCAGTCAATCAATCGATTTGCCAGACAGATGCGCGGCATGGGTGTGGATGAAGAACTTAGAAAACGAGGAGCTAAAGATGGAGATACGGTTAGACTTCTTGATTATGAATTCGAATTTGTTGATTAA
- a CDS encoding Spo0B domain-containing protein codes for MSKEEIIAILRHKRHDWMNQIQLIQGYASMGKIDKLQLQLNRISQESEQERRLLNSGAYEFSVWLLTFNWNQEQYRLVYSIHENVDLPRHDQKVTAYAKRLLTLLDEFSIKDELYEGSVQIYQGINSGQLGISWEWKGTFSDPGRLNRVLEEEGFIAYCEEDELSIEMTIE; via the coding sequence TTGAGTAAGGAAGAGATAATTGCCATACTAAGGCATAAGCGTCATGACTGGATGAATCAAATCCAATTAATTCAAGGATATGCTTCTATGGGAAAGATTGATAAGCTCCAGTTGCAGCTCAATAGGATATCCCAGGAGTCGGAACAAGAACGCAGACTGTTAAATAGTGGGGCTTATGAATTCTCTGTTTGGCTGCTTACATTTAATTGGAATCAAGAGCAATACCGTTTGGTGTATTCGATCCATGAGAATGTTGATTTACCCCGTCATGACCAAAAAGTGACAGCTTATGCGAAACGTTTACTTACTTTGTTGGATGAATTTAGTATAAAAGATGAACTTTATGAAGGTAGTGTACAAATTTATCAGGGGATAAACAGTGGCCAATTAGGTATAAGCTGGGAATGGAAGGGAACCTTTTCAGATCCCGGACGATTAAATAGAGTACTGGAAGAGGAAGGCTTTATCGCTTATTGCGAAGAGGATGAACTTTCCATTGAAATGACGATAGAATAA
- the rpmA gene encoding 50S ribosomal protein L27 — MLRLDLQFFASKKGVSSTKNGRDSESKRLGAKRADGQSVTGGSILYRQRGTKVYPGENVGRGGDDTLFAKVDGVVKFERYGRNRKKVSVYPVAQEA, encoded by the coding sequence ATGCTACGTCTAGATTTGCAGTTTTTTGCCTCTAAAAAAGGTGTAAGTAGTACAAAAAACGGCCGTGACTCTGAGTCTAAACGTCTTGGAGCGAAACGTGCGGACGGACAATCTGTAACGGGTGGATCCATTCTTTACCGTCAACGTGGAACAAAGGTATATCCTGGTGAAAACGTTGGACGCGGAGGAGATGACACACTTTTCGCAAAAGTGGACGGTGTTGTTAAGTTCGAACGTTACGGACGTAACCGCAAGAAAGTCAGCGTTTATCCTGTAGCACAGGAAGCTTAA
- a CDS encoding ribosomal-processing cysteine protease Prp — protein sequence MINVSMFRTHGDITGFEITGHAESGPYGHDLVCAAVSAVSFGAVNAIESLCEIEPDVTQGGEGGYLKITLPGNLDGVVHSKAQTLLEGMQVSLETIEYEYSQYIKITQM from the coding sequence ATGATTAATGTATCTATGTTTCGCACTCATGGAGACATCACAGGTTTTGAAATTACCGGACATGCGGAGAGCGGACCTTATGGTCATGACTTAGTGTGTGCTGCAGTTTCCGCTGTATCTTTTGGTGCAGTGAATGCCATTGAAAGTCTTTGTGAAATTGAACCTGATGTTACACAGGGCGGGGAAGGCGGTTATTTAAAAATAACTTTGCCGGGAAATTTGGATGGAGTTGTTCATTCCAAGGCCCAGACCTTACTGGAAGGCATGCAGGTTTCACTTGAAACGATAGAATATGAATACAGCCAATATATAAAAATCACACAAATGTAA
- the rplU gene encoding 50S ribosomal protein L21, which yields MYAIIETGGKQIKVQEGQEIYVEKVNGEAGETVTFDKVLFVGGDDTKVGAPFVDGASVTAKVEKQGRQKKLTVFKYKPKKNYKRKQGHRQPYTKLVVESIKA from the coding sequence ATGTACGCAATTATTGAAACTGGTGGTAAGCAAATCAAAGTTCAGGAAGGCCAGGAAATCTACGTTGAGAAAGTAAACGGAGAAGCTGGTGAAACTGTTACTTTTGATAAAGTTCTTTTCGTAGGCGGTGACGACACAAAAGTCGGAGCTCCTTTCGTAGATGGTGCTTCTGTAACGGCTAAAGTTGAAAAACAAGGTCGTCAGAAGAAATTGACTGTCTTTAAATACAAGCCGAAAAAGAACTACAAGCGCAAACAAGGTCACCGTCAACCGTACACGAAACTTGTTGTTGAGAGCATCAAGGCGTAA